The genomic interval ATATTTACATGCAGGATCAACTACTTGACGACCCTTTAGTTAGAGAATTTGATTTAGCTTCCACCCTTGGAGTTCAATAAGTTTCTCAATGTCACCCTCCAATCACATTTTGTATGAGTTTCTcttaatagtttacaaatttaTTTTGATTGAATTCGGGAGATTCACAAATCAATGGCTGTAGAAATAATTTGATAAAAAAGAGACTGAGTgagataataaataaatattaaatgaaaGTAACACTAGAAATAAGACAGGTTGTGACCTCTCGCACCCAAAGCGAGAATCATACAACTAGACTAAATGCCCGCTGTTAATTTTATGTAAAGTTATATactttataatattattattgtgAGATTTtgaacaaaaatatttgaaacGTTAAGGCAAAACAtaaatttggaaaaagaaaaaactATTAACCCTAACTCGATCCAGTTCACTTCCGCTTCCATCCACGCGATCGGAGCTTTCCCTCTCCTTCGAGATGGCGGCCATGCGGAACGCTGTCCTCAGACACCTCCGGGTGAAAGTGGGTTATCCTTTTCCGGCACCGGCGGGGACCGTCTCCTTCGCGGATATCCTTCGCCGCTACTTCTCTCAAGACGCTACGGCCTCATTCCTTGATAAGTCAGAGGTTCTCGATCGAGTCATAACCGTCGTCAAGAGCTTCCAAAAGGTCGATCCCTCCAAGGTACGCTACCTAATCATCATTCAAGCAATGCTCGATTGAATCCTTAACTTTTTTCGTTAATGGAATTGGGATTAATGGAACTGGGATTTGTGAATGAGTTCTGAGCTTTGACGAATTTTCCGCAATatattctattgttttattttgttttggaacGCCCattatttttaatcatttatTTCTTAATACTTTGAATAAACAGTCATATTAACATTATTGCCGTTGGAGCAACGTGAAGTCTCAAATCCGCAACTTCCAACTGTAACACTTACTGATAAATACTTAAAAGTTCCATGACTTTTATGATTCTAATAAATTGTCAAAATCTTCCTTGGATAACTTGGAGAGGACAGTCAAAGATGGAAAAAGGAAGTTACTTACAGTTTATTAGCATTCATGGTGGGATACGACAATGAGTCTCTTTCTTGTCTGAATATTCTACCCTTTAAACTGGATTTTTTCACAAGACTTCCTGCCAAAACAATGCATTTTTGAGTATGAAACAAAGTTATATCATGTCTACTTTGATGGTAAAAGAGAGTTAGTAATGTGATAAGGTCAATTCTTGAAGATGAGGGTGTAATATTTAAAGATGGTGGTAGTGCGAGAAATTGCAAAAAATGATTATTTTAAGAAGACATTTTAAAGGTTTTTAATATTTGTATATTCAAGTACATGAATATAAGGTAGAAAAATTGAGCTAGAAAAAGTACAAATTTAATCAGGTTTAATCATATGATAATTTTATGCCAACCTAAGAAATATGGAGGAGAAAACCATATACTGAATTACCAAAGCTCTAAAAGGAAATTAAGATATCGAGGTAATATTAGATCTATAAAGCTATAAAGCTTAAAACCATAGAATATTTGTtgattttaaaaagttaataTCGAAAGTATTACTTAACTGTTTATCAAGgactcaacaaaaaaaaaaagatttcgaATCAAAATTATGCAAGTTTAGGAATCATATATATGTTTGGAACATTAATTTATCACGATTAAAGAAGCTTTGAAAATGAAGGTATGTACAAGTGTTGATGTAGACATTGTATTGAGGTTCAGAAGAGGCTAGAAGGTTAGTGTATAATTTGAGTAACCAAATTAGGCAATAAAATTTTGAAGCTTAATAAGATGTCTAAAGAATGTTGGGTAGAAAATTTTAGTGTTGAGTTTATGATTGAAAAAACTAATGTTTGAACATTATTCTGATTATAGAGTAATAAGTTGATGTGTTTTAACATTGAATTTTTTGAAGAATCCTTGAAAAAAGGGATGAaacataaaattataattaatttattaattacttAGAAGATCAATTATAGAAGACATTTATTTAATAAATCATTAAtggaaaaaaataatcaaaagataCCTATTGATCGTATTTTGTATTGAAGCAAGTTGGAATTATGCCCAATATTGTGAGTTTTAATTGTGCCTATTGATCACGTGTGAAAAATTTGGAAACAATCACATTGGACAACTGATGAAGGGTGATATCCCTGCCCCTACCCTCTAACACACATTGACCAAGCAATCTGGTAGGGGTGACCACATGCCCTACTTGTTCTCATTGAAAGCTTGAGCATCGATTCCAACAACTAGGTAAATGGCTTGCCATGTTAGCTGCCAGATCAATAGGTGATGTCTTGATTGGGACACAATAATATAGATAATGTCGCATTGAGATATATGGAAAAGTTCTGTGGTCCAAACACAAACTCAAGGCCTATATAGGTAGTTGGGGAGCAGAGAACAAGATTTTTGTCCTCTGTGAGTAGTGATAATAGAGTTAGACACTTTCTTTCTGCTCTTTTCTCCCAAATTCGACCACTCACCTTGGTCTCTCGCTTGGTCCTACATCCATCTGTCACGACCCTTCTACATTTCTACTTTTGACTCAACCCTATAGCAAACGTGCTTTGATGGTAAGGTTGGAAGGTCCACATGATTTGAGAAACATCACCTTAACCTTAACAGACATAATTGTAACCATCACATGGCATAGCTGAGTCTCAATAATGTAGATTAATTATACCTTTAAGTGGAAAATCAAATGtgattatttaaatatattggAAGATGACTGAATTCAAGGTGACTGATTTTTTGGCActagaagtgaaaggtttgaGGCTTAATTGAGTAAAAACAGaatatatatggaatttaagtttaacaatattagacgtaatgagataattgttaagataggaggtGACAATTTGTCTGGAACTCTTTAAGTAtgtaggatcatttttgtaaaatgatagaAGGATTGAGATAGATGTCTTTTTGAAATGGAGGAGGTCGTCAGGTGTTttatataatcataaagtatctttaaaacttaaaggaaaattctacaaaacgACGACAGTTAGACTTATTATATGacgttgaatgttgggctatgagtctatgactcgaacacatgagcaaaagatgagagttgcagagatgaggatgttaaagtggatgtgtgaacatacgAGGATAGACAGAATAATAAATGAGatcattagagagaaagtcggagttgcatctattaaaGGAAAACTCACACATTTAAGTAGGTACAAATACGTACTTAGACGGCCAATAAATGCAGTTAGacgatatgaaactatgacaaatatgtatactaaacgaggaagaggaagatcaaaaaaagacttagttagtaacaataaaacaagataaaatttatttaagtatagatgataatatagtagGGGATATAGTCCAATGAcgtagaaggatccatatagctaACCCTAGCTCGTGGGATAAGGTTTAGTTGTTGTTGTATTGGAAGATGACTGATAGATTATATAATTTGACAACTAAATGCACTATATTGAAGGTGTGGGAGGTAGATGGAGGCTAAAGAAAATTCTTATCTAATATAATTCAAATTGTTTCAAATAATCCAAGTTATTATCAGCAGTATACCCTTACATAAAATTACAtcaatgaaataagattcatatagcATGTAATAAATTTCAAATAGCTGAGACACACTTGTAAGTAAAATTGGATGCTTGAAATTTTACACCTATTGGATGTTACAAAGGGTTTTGGTGCCTATGTTTTATATGCAGCATATTGAATTGAGTATGCCCATCTACAAATACCACCTTTTCTTGGATGCCTTccattttcttgattttttttttcctgtgGGAATTACCACAAGGCAATAAGTTCAGGTGTATGCAAGGGAAAGATTTAAATTGACTGAATACTGAAGTGAAATGATGTATCTGGTTTGAGAGAATGCTAAGACACTGTATCATTTGAATGTAGATTATAAGAATTGAATTATTTTCCATAATCTAGCACATATCAATTTTATGGATAGAGGTTGACCGAAGAAATCCTTAGTCAATATaataaaaactaatttaattaacaGAGATAGCTTTGCATACAACttaatagagagagagagagagatgaaaTTCATGTAGCTAACCCTAGATATTTAAGACAAAAAAGGTTTAATTATGATGATATTGAATCTCGAACATCCTACTTTGTATTCTCTTTAGGAATCATTTTCATTCAAtaataatttcataacatataatGTCAGGGTTTCTATTAGTACTTTTTGGCCGGTTGATATTCATGGATTTTTTTTCTTGCTTATTTTCAATTGTCAAATGATGAAGGCCTGTGACCTTCAGTACCAACGTAGTATGTTCCTATGCTGATCTATTTTGTTTTTGGGTCTTGGTAGGTCACTCCAACTGCTCATTTTCAAAAGGATCTAGAGCTCGACAGTTTGGACACTGTTGAGGTTGTGATGGCTTTTGAAGAAGAATTCGGGTTTGAGATTCCTGATAACGAAGCAGATAAGATTGACTCGATTAAAGCAGCTGTGGATTTCATTGCTTCCCATCCCCAAGCAAAATGAGATTTTTGATAGTGCGGAATGTTAATATGAACTGTTTTTTTCCTGTTAAACCTGTTGCAACTGGCAAggcttgaccttttgccaccagAAGATGGAATGATTTGGTAATTTCAGCCACATTGGACGTCTGTGTAATCGTACAAACTAAACTCAGAGCCTAGCTTGGAACTTGATGCTCAGTCTACTACAGTTCCAAATAGTCTCTTGAGTTTGGTATAAATGATTAAATTCTCTTATCTGCGTTCACTAGTGGTAGCTTCTGATTTGTTATCTTAGTAGTAACTTTGGTTgtcaaaatttaatataattatcaATCGTTGTCATCTGAGCTTGAGATCGCATTACTAATGCTCTAAACTTGGCGTTCTACGTGGATTTATAATTTGGATTTCAACAAAGTGTAGACTGAATTAGTATGGAATGAGAATTGCCCTCATCCTGCGTGGCGGCTCATCAACATCCACTTGTACGCAATGCAACCTCATTTTGTCGTTTGCCAAAACTTGGCTTGGCGTTTATCAATAAATGATCGCACTAAGTTCCAACACCCGATCACGAGCTACTACAAACAACCCCTGACGATGGCTACACGGAGATCCGAAATTCGAAAACCAAATGTCATATCTATCGCTGCCGAGTGTGGACGATTTTCAGGTTCACGAGACTGCGATAGGAACCATGAGCAGGGGCCGTCCTCCGTTGATAGACTTGTCCTCTTCTCGCTTTTGTGCATCCATTCACGTGCTGTGGAAGCCGCATCCTTTTGATTCCCACTGCACATGGATTTATATCATTGATGGTTGATCTTTGTAGCGTAGTGTGCGATTGATGAAAGTATCTTTTAGCCACAAGCCAATCGGCAAAGGCAGAGGCAACCAACCGCCTATATATGCATGCGAAGGGTGGGAGACTGACCACCTTATCGTTTCCTTTGTCATCGGCACCAACAACCCATGGCAACCAAAGTCTGTCTCCTCCTCTGCATCGCCATGCTGCTTTCTCTGGTCGTCCAAGGCCAGGTCTATATCTCATCCTCTACTCTCAATGCTTTAAAGAACTGCTGCAATTTTGCATAAACCATTAATTCTTTCGGTGCAGCACAAGTCGTCTCCAGCCCCGATTGCACAACCTGGGAATCCACTCGCCCCGACTCCACAGCCAATCAAGTTCCCCATGGTGATCGATAAATCATGCATCACTTCTTCGTAGCTAATCTTATGCACAGATAATCACTGTCATTGTTGTTGTTGGGTTGCAGTATGGAGCCACTCCAGGAAGCCTCCAGCCTCAAGGTAAGTACTGATAAACATGTATAATCCTCGACCATAGAGAGCGAACTGCGCGACTAATGGATGATGAATTCATTGTTAAATGCATGCAGAGTGCTCGGGGGCTTGCTCCGGGCGGTGCTCGGCGACGGCGTACAAGAAGCCGTGCCTGTTCTTCTGCCAAAAGTGCTGCGCCAAGTGCCTGTGCGTGCCGCCGGGAACCTACGGCAACAAGCAGTTCTGTCCCTGCTACAACAACTGGAAGACCAAGAGAGGCGGCCCCAAATGCCCCTGAAATTAAACAATTTGAATATGTATGCACATAGCCCTCCGAATATCAATGTGGCCCATCCAGCCTTTGAATTTTCAATTATTATGTTTCCTTTCTTCGTGTTCTATCTGGAAAACTGCTACCCTTGTAAGATGAGAAATTATCATAGAGCGATTGGGGATTTGGGGGATGTAGCTCAGGCCACATATTTCATGGTGACTATCGACCAACTCGCTTATGGACCAATTCCTCATAATTAGAGCAAAATGCGATAATGTTTATACGGTTCAGTATCGTCAGTTCCCTGGACTAGATGCAGAACATTTTATCCTAACGCCCTTTACCTGAAGAAGACAACAATTCTTCATAGTGAAGCTTGATTAGAACTAGATCCTCATGTTGCCTAACAGCAACTTAGAGCCTCTGGAGGACATACGTAACAGTCTATAGTACTGCTTTTTCGGTGAAGAGATAATCTTTTGAAGCCTTTACTGCTTTCGCCGTGATTGTATTTGTCAGTAGAATAATAAATATAAAGATTCTAAATTTATATAGAATTGAATAAACTACTGGATCAAATTATAACGGAGGAAAATGTGAAATTGTAATCTTGGCGGCTCCTATAGGACGGTTTCATACTTTTTGAAAGAGGATACATTATAATGACATTTGCTCTAGTAGCGATCCTTTATATAAGAAAGATTAAGCACCTAATACAGTATTTTATAATCGTTGGAAATGGATCCCAAATCAAATCACAACTAAGTCATTTAACAAAGTGTTAATCTATTTTGATATTTCAATATGCTTAGTgtcctaaaaaaaatattattttcagcAATTTGTATGATTAAAACTTAAAAGCATCCTAGGTAGATAAATCAATAGTTGTCTTGTGGTGAAGATGACTTATATCTGAACTAACACGGGGCACGGTCATATCGgatttgatgtatgtgttgaaaAACTTTGTCACATGGTTGTGTCATCAAACATGGTCTAACCGTGTTTGGGTCTATGAGAATGGGCATATTCATGGCACTGCCCAGAAGCTTGGCATGGCCGTGCTTCATCAGGAGTCAAGTTTGTGCGAGATCATTGTTATTGCTTGGTATTTTTGATTTAAAATATCATGTATGACTTGGATTGTATAAATAGAATCATTGTAACCCTAAAACATATAGAGAATTATAATTGAAGCATTCTTTGGTCGTTTTGTGGAGTAGGTACATCACTGAACTACATTAAACTTTTTTGTCTTCTCTCAgtctctcttttattctctttggtttctcttttgtaattttttttcacAATTATTGTGGCACAATCtcaacaattagtattagagctcAAGATATCATATATGAAATTTCTTCTGTGAAGTTTGATCTACAAAAACTTCGACAGAATTAGTAATTTTGAATTATGACATATGAGGGTTAAAAATCTACtagtgcaacaaggcatggtaaAGACACTAGGTGAAAAGAAATCAGATGGTATGGAGAAGACAGGTTGGGAGGAACTATAGGCAAAAGTGGTGACAATGATCATACTTTGTCTAACGGATAACGTGATGTATCACGTTATGGACGAGGAATCATCAGTGACAATTTGGTAGAAACTAAAAAGTCGATACATGTCCAAGTCGTTGACAAATAAATTCTATCTTGAATAGAAATTATTTGGGTTTAAGATATCAAAGGGCACATGGTGTTAGTATAGTAAGTTTCATATGTAAGTATAATTGGTTGTCTGATTTATGTCATAGTTTGCACAAAACCTGATTTAGCGCATGTTGTTAGTATAGTAAGCAAGTTTCTTTCAAATCATGATCGATAACATTGGGATGTAATTAAGTGGATTTTTAAATACTTGAGGAATACTATAAATTATGACATTGTGTTCAGTAAACAACAGAGTGATACTTTAGTTACAAAAATATGTGGATGTAGGCTATGCAAGAGATTTGGATGACAGAATGTCTACTACAGAGTATGTGTTCACTATGGCAGAAGGACCTCTTTATTGGAAGTCTATAGTATAATCTATAGTTGTATTGTCCACTACTGAGTCAGAGTACATGGCAGTAGCTGAAGTAGCCAAGGAAGCCTTGTGGCTTATAGGATTAGTTAGCAAACTAGATGTTCAACAAGGTAAGGTCAAGGTGTATTgtgatagtcagagtgctatctatttggaaAAGAAGCAGGCGCATCATATAAGGAtcaatcatatcatatttcacaaTATCAGAGAGCTAATATCTTCCAAGAAAATACTACTCGAGAAGGTCCACACTTCTAAAAATGTTGTAGATATGTTGACAAAGTCAGTTACTGTAGAGAAATTCAAGTGATCCAGGGAGTAATCAGTAGGTGCCACATGGATAAGAGAGAATTGGTGAAAACTACTGAAGTAGCTCCAAACAGGAAATTCTCGGCTTCGTAGCCTTCTCGGACCTCCTAGCTCCACTGCCTTCTCAGGCCTCCTGGCTCCATAATCTCCCGGCCACTCGGGCCTCCCGACTCTACAATCTCCCAGCCACTCGGGCCTCCCAGTTCTAGAGTTTCTCGGTCACTCGAGCCTCTAGTCTGTTGGAACAATTTAGGTGtcttaggttttgatgtttgggtaaagtttaagttaggtttattgttatatttgatatgtattatGAGTGTGTAAGATGCAAGTACAATAAGGAAATTctaagtatgatcttggcaaaagaaaagtccaagtgtgattttggcaaTAGTGAAAGTCTAAGGATGAGTCTTGGTtgtataagtccaagcatgtagtcttggcaatgtaagccCAAGTGTGATTTGGCAAAAGTTGAAGTCCTGGAGGCACATCCTCTTGGCAAAAGAAGACCCGATAATAAGGACAAAGCTGAAAAATGCTCTTAAAACTAAAGTGTGAAAGATAGGGAAGCATCTGAGGGgcgcaaggttgatggaggaggctagaaggcaaggtcaagaTTGTGTGAGCGAGGATGAGTGCATGAGAAAATGTGCTCGAGTAaaccttaggtttagggtttaccagtcgactggtgtatgtacTAGTCAACTGGTGGTTAGACTGGGAGAGTATTTCTATTCTTTCAATCGAAGTGGACCAGTCAACTAGtcatgacaccagtcgactgacatcaAGTCGTTGGGTTATAACGGTCGAATTCCATAGAGGACCAGTTGACTGGAGATATGACCAATCGATTAGTAACAACAGGAACAACTTTGCTATTATCCCCAagctctatttaagagagctCAGAGTGGCTGGTTTGGGTGTCAAAATTAGAGGTGGCTAAttcctaattagagtctccaagctcTCTTGTGAACCTCTTGTTCTTGAtcaagttgtggtgaggtttctctactGACAAGGAGGTTCGAGCTAGCCAGAGTTCTGAGGCataatccaccgacagattgagggatcgtccaccttatggacatccGTAAAATAGGAGCCCTAATTTTTAAACCAAGTAAATGAATGTGTCAGTGTTTGTATTTCTTCATCATATTTAGCTTTCATACTTGTTATTTTATACTTTCACtatgctaacaagtgtaggaagcgaacAAAGTGGGCGatcgactattcacccccctctagccggtgtCAAAGgttccaataagtggtatcagagcgaggagcACTCTTGAAAGACTAATCATCAGAAGGAACACGCgctagaagaagatggagtcggaaagTCCACTAGGATGGGATATTCGGATCCTACCTCCATACGATTGAGAAGACTTCAAGTATTGGAGGAAGCGTTTGGAGACTTTGTTCCAAATGGATTGAGATCATTGGACCGTGTTGGAAGTTCCTTTCGAATCTCTAATGGACAAGAATGGGAAGCGTTTCCAACCTCAgtattggaccgaagagcaaagACAACAATCAGAGACGGATAAAGAGCTAACTAGAATTGTATTGAATTTATTGCCTTCTAATATTGTGTTACATGTAGGTGAGTACAAGTATGCTCATgagctatggagcaaagtgattgctcttcatgaagatcCTACACAAACACAAGAAGTGCAGAAGCCTAAGGAAAAGagttcattggtccaagaggaggagaaggactaATCGGATGTGGAGACGAGCTCAAAATctaaagaagatgaagaagtgagaccgtccacatcttcaagtgaggaagaagagtccaagacaagTGAGAAAGAAATCATGACAGTTCAACTCtcaacctcaactaccaagaagagcggAAAATTACATATCAAGTGCTTTGAATGTGGTGAGAtgagacactacaagagtaagtgtccattGCTCAAGAAGGAAAGGAGATAAATTCTAAATCCATTAAAATTACTTTAAGAACTAATGTGGGTTATAGTGATagagtcaagcagaagaagcacATAGGGTGCTTTATGTGTGGTGAGCGTGCTCACTACTGCATGAAGTACCCAAGGAGAGGAAAGTTCAAGAAGTTGGCACACTtcaagaaatgggagaagaagagaggctcatgtcaagggagaGCTTCAAGAGTAAGAGAGGTAtaccctagtttaaatttgaattcaaatttaaattcttctatCCATGGtaggaataatttttatttacctatacaaaatcatgattttagatataatgataggaatagggttaatgtatgtgataaccctcggaaatcattttcaaatgatagaACTAGCAAGAAACAACCCACCTTACCTAAGTAG from Zingiber officinale cultivar Zhangliang chromosome 6B, Zo_v1.1, whole genome shotgun sequence carries:
- the LOC121989463 gene encoding acyl carrier protein 2, mitochondrial-like: MAAMRNAVLRHLRVKVGYPFPAPAGTVSFADILRRYFSQDATASFLDKSEVLDRVITVVKSFQKVDPSKVTPTAHFQKDLELDSLDTVEVVMAFEEEFGFEIPDNEADKIDSIKAAVDFIASHPQAK
- the LOC121989464 gene encoding gibberellin-regulated protein 5-like, translated to MATKVCLLLCIAMLLSLVVQGQHKSSPAPIAQPGNPLAPTPQPIKFPMYGATPGSLQPQECSGACSGRCSATAYKKPCLFFCQKCCAKCLCVPPGTYGNKQFCPCYNNWKTKRGGPKCP